One Leishmania major strain Friedlin complete genome, chromosome 29 DNA segment encodes these proteins:
- a CDS encoding putative paraflagellar rod protein 1D (previous protein_id=AAZ09633.1): MMTPEDATGLEAARKQKIHNLKLKTACLENEELVQELHISDWSETQRQKLRGAHEKGEELLASVEVGTKWNLMEAYDLAKLMRVCGLEMSQRELYRPEDKPQFMDIIGVKKVLQDLRQNRNKTRVVSFTQLIDNSIAKMEKVEEELRRSQLDATQLAQVPTRTVKMMEDIMNATQIQNALASTDDQMQTQLAQLEKTNEIQNVAMHDGEMQVAEEQMWTKVQLQERLIELLKDKFGLIGKCEEENAQFKEIYEVQKQANQETSQMKDAKRRLRQRCETDLKHIQDAIQKADLEDAEAAKRYAGNKERSERAIKENEEMQEEAWNKIQDLERQLQNLGTDRFDEVKRRIEEVDREEKRRVENAQFLEIAAQHKKLLELTVYNCDLAMRCTGLVEELVSEGCAGVKARYDKTNQDLAALRLEVHKEHLEYFRMLYLTLGSLIYKKEKRLEEIDRNIRLAHIQLEFCVETFDPNAKKHADMKKELYKLRQGVEEELAMLKEKQAAALDDFKESEEALDAAGIEFSHPVDENNEEVLTRRSKMVEYKSHLTKQEEVRIAAEREEIKRARLLRSGGESAAAQITSGSMNADYAASAQLEG, encoded by the coding sequence ATGATGACCCCTGAAGATGCGACCGGACTGGAGGCTGCGCGCAAGCAGAAGATCCACAACCTGAAGCTGAAGACGGCGTGCCTGGAGAATGAGGAGCttgtgcaggagctgcacaTCTCTGACTGGTcggagacgcagcggcagaagctgcgcggcgcgcatgagaagggcgaggagctgcttgcGTCCGTGGAGGTTGGGACGAAGTGGAACCTGATGGAGGCGTACGACCTGGCGAAGctgatgcgcgtgtgcgggctGGAGATGAGCCAGCGCGAGCTGTACCGCCCGGAGGACAAGCCGCAGTTCATGGACATCATTGGCGTGAAGAAGGTGCTACAGGACCTGCGGCAGAACCGGAACAAGACGCGCGTTGTGAGCTTCACGCAGCTGATCGACAACAGCATCGCGAAGATggagaaggtggaggaggagctgcggcggtcgCAGCTGGACGCGACGCAGCTTGCGCAGGTGCCGACGCGGACGGTGAAGATGATGGAGGACATCATGAACGCGACGCAGATCCAGAACGCGCTTGCGTCGACGGACGACCAGATGCAgacgcagctggcgcagctggagaagacGAACGAGATCCAGAATGTCGCGATGCACGACGGCGAGATGCAGGTtgcggaggagcagatgTGGAcgaaggtgcagctgcaggagcggctgaTCGAACTGCTGAAGGACAAGTTTGGGCTGATCGGGAagtgcgaggaggagaatgCGCAGTTCAAGGAGATCTACGAGGTGCAGAAGCAGGCGAACCAGGAGACGAGCCAGATGAAGGACGCGAAGCGGCGGctgaggcagcggtgcgagACGGACCTGAAGCACATCCAGGACGCGATCCAGAAGGCGGACCTggaggacgcggaggcggcgaagcggtATGCCGGGAACAAGgagcgcagcgagcgcgcgatcaaggagaacgaggagatgcaggaggaggcgtggAACAAGATCCAGGAcctggagcggcagctgcagaaccTTGGGACGGACCGTTTCGACGAGGTGAAGCGGCGGATTGAGGAGGTGGACCGCGAGGAAAAGAGGCGCGTGGAGAACGCGCAGTTCCTGGAGatcgctgcgcagcacaagaagctgctggagctgacGGTGTACAACTGTGACCTCGCGATGCGGTGCACTGGGCTtgtggaggagctggtgtCGGAGGGGTGCGCGGGCGTGAAAGCGCGGTACGACAAGACGAACCAGGAccttgccgcgctgcggctggaGGTGCACAAGGAGCACCTGGAGTACTTCCGCATGCTGTACCTGACGCTGGGGTCGCTGATCTACaagaaggagaagcggcTGGAGGAGATCGACCGGAACATCCGCCTTGCGCACATCCAGCTGGAGTTCTGCGTGGAGACGTTCGACCCGAACGCGAAGAAGCACGCGGACATGAAGAAGGAGCTGTACAAGCTGCGGCagggcgtggaggaggagcttgCGATGCTGAAGGAGAAGCAGGCTGCCGCGCTGGACGACTTCAAGGAatcggaggaggcgctggacgcCGCTGGCATCGAGTTCAGCCACCCGGTGGACGAGAAcaacgaggaggtgctgacACGGCGCAGCAAGATGGTGGAGTACAAGTCGCACCTGACgaagcaggaggaggtgaggatCGCtgcggagcgcgaggagatcaagcgcgcacgcctgctgcgcagcggcggcgagagtgctgcggcgcagatCACCAGCGGCTCCATGAACGCCGACTACGCGGCGagcgcgcagctggagggTTAA
- a CDS encoding putative paraflagellar rod protein 1D (previous protein_id=AAZ09634.1): MMTPEDATGLEAARKQKIHNLKLKTACLENEELVQELHISDWSETQRQKLRGAHEKGEELLASVEVGTKWNLMEAYDLAKLMRVCGLEMSQRELYRPEDKPQFMDIIGVKKVLQDLRQNRNKTRVVSFTQLIDNSIAKMEKVEEELRRSQLDATQLAQVPTRTVKMMEDIMNATQIQNALASTDDQMQTQLAQLEKTNEIQNVAMHDGEMQVAEEQMWTKVQLQERLIELLKDKFGLIGKCEEENAQFKEIYEVQKQANQETSQMKDAKRRLRQRCETDLKHIQDAIQKADLEDAEAAKRYAGNKERSERAIKENEEMQEEAWNKIQDLERQLQNLGTDRFDEVKRRIEEVDREEKRRVENAQFLEIAAQHKKLLELTVYNCDLAMRCTGLVEELVSEGCAGVKARYDKTNQDLAALRLEVHKEHLEYFRMLYLTLGSLIYKKEKRLEEIDRNIRLAHIQLEFCVETFDPNAKKHADMKKELYKLRQGVEEELAMLKEKQAAALDDFKESEEALDAAGIEFSHPVDENNEEVLTRRSKMVEYKSHLTKQEEVRIAAEREEIKRARLLRSGGESAAAQITSGSMNADYAASAQLEL, encoded by the coding sequence ATGATGACCCCTGAAGATGCGACCGGACTGGAGGCTGCGCGCAAGCAGAAGATCCACAACCTGAAGCTGAAGACGGCGTGCCTGGAGAATGAGGAGCttgtgcaggagctgcacaTCTCTGACTGGTcggagacgcagcggcagaagctgcgcggcgcgcatgagaagggcgaggagctgcttgcGTCCGTGGAGGTTGGGACGAAGTGGAACCTGATGGAGGCGTACGACCTGGCGAAGctgatgcgcgtgtgcgggctGGAGATGAGCCAGCGCGAGCTGTACCGCCCGGAGGACAAGCCGCAGTTCATGGACATCATTGGCGTGAAGAAGGTGCTACAGGACCTGCGGCAGAACCGGAACAAGACGCGCGTTGTGAGCTTCACGCAGCTGATCGACAACAGCATCGCGAAGATggagaaggtggaggaggagctgcggcggtcgCAGCTGGACGCGACGCAGCTTGCGCAGGTGCCGACGCGGACGGTGAAGATGATGGAGGACATCATGAACGCGACGCAGATCCAGAACGCGCTTGCGTCGACGGACGACCAGATGCAgacgcagctggcgcagctggagaagacGAACGAGATCCAGAATGTCGCGATGCACGACGGCGAGATGCAGGTtgcggaggagcagatgTGGAcgaaggtgcagctgcaggagcggctgaTCGAACTGCTGAAGGACAAGTTTGGGCTGATCGGGAagtgcgaggaggagaatgCGCAGTTCAAGGAGATCTACGAGGTGCAGAAGCAGGCGAACCAGGAGACGAGCCAGATGAAGGACGCGAAGCGGCGGCTGAGACAGCGGTGCGAGACGGACCTGAAGCACATCCAGGACGCGATCCAGAAGGCGGACCTggaggacgcggaggcggcgaagcggtATGCCGGGAACAAGgagcgcagcgagcgcgcgatcaaggagaacgaggagatgcaggaggaggcgtggAACAAGATCCAGGAcctggagcggcagctgcagaaccTTGGGACGGACCGTTTCGACGAGGTGAAGCGGCGGATTGAGGAGGTGGACCGCGAGGAAAAGAGGCGCGTGGAGAACGCGCAGTTCCTGGAGatcgctgcgcagcacaagaagctgctggagctgacGGTGTACAACTGTGACCTCGCGATGCGGTGCACTGGGCTtgtggaggagctggtgtCGGAGGGGTGCGCGGGCGTGAAAGCGCGGTACGACAAGACGAACCAGGAccttgccgcgctgcggctggaGGTGCACAAGGAGCACCTGGAGTACTTCCGCATGCTGTACCTGACGCTGGGGTCGCTGATCTACaagaaggagaagcggcTGGAGGAGATCGACCGGAACATCCGCCTTGCGCACATCCAGCTGGAGTTCTGCGTGGAGACGTTCGACCCGAACGCGAAGAAGCACGCGGACATGAAGAAGGAGCTGTACAAGCTGCGGCagggcgtggaggaggagcttgCGATGCTGAAGGAGAAGCAGGCTGCCGCGCTGGACGACTTCAAGGAatcggaggaggcgctggacgcCGCTGGCATCGAGTTCAGCCACCCGGTGGACGAGAAcaacgaggaggtgctgacACGGCGCAGCAAGATGGTGGAGTACAAGTCGCACCTGACgaagcaggaggaggtgaggatCGCtgcggagcgcgaggagatcaagcgcgcacgcctgctgcgcagcggcggcgagagtgctgcggcgcagatCACCAGCGGCTCCATGAACGCCGACTACGCGGCGAGCGCGCAGCTGGAGCTGTGA
- a CDS encoding putative paraflagellar rod protein 1D (previous protein_id=AAZ09635.1): MMTPEDATGLEAARKQKIHNLKLKTACLENEELVQELHISDWSETQRQKLRGAHEKGEELLASVEVGTKWNLMEAYDLAKLMRVCGLEMSQRELYRPEDKPQFMDIIGVKKVLQDLRQNRNKTRVVSFTQLIDNSIAKMEKVEEELRRSQLDATQLAQVPTRTVKMMEDIMNATQIQNALASTDDQMQTQLAQLEKTNEIQNVAMHDGEMQVAEEQMWTKVQLQERLIELLKDKFGLIGKCEEENAQFKEIYEVQKQANQETSQMKDAKRRLRQRCETDLKHIQDAIQKADLEDAEAAKRYAGNKERSERAIKENEEMQEEAWNKIQDLERQLQNLGTDRFDEVKRRIEEVDREEKRRVENAQFLEIAAQHKKLLELTVYNCDLAMRCTGLVEELVSEGCAGVKARYDKTNQDLAALRLEVHKEHLEYFRMLYLTLGSLIYKKEKRLEEIDRNIRLAHIQLEFCVETFDPNAKKHADMKKELYKLRQGVEEELAMLKEKQAAALDDFKESEEALDAAGIEFSHPVDENNEEVLTRRSKMVEYKSHLTKQEEVRIAAEREEIKRARLLRSGGESAAAQITSGSMNADYAASAQLEL, translated from the coding sequence ATGATGACCCCTGAAGATGCGACCGGACTGGAGGCTGCGCGCAAGCAGAAGATCCACAACCTGAAGCTGAAGACGGCGTGCCTGGAGAATGAGGAGCttgtgcaggagctgcacaTCTCTGACTGGTcggagacgcagcggcagaagctgcgcggcgcgcatgagaagggcgaggagctgcttgcGTCCGTGGAGGTTGGGACGAAGTGGAACCTGATGGAGGCGTACGACCTGGCGAAGctgatgcgcgtgtgcgggctGGAGATGAGCCAGCGCGAGCTGTACCGCCCGGAGGACAAGCCGCAGTTCATGGACATCATTGGCGTGAAGAAGGTGCTACAGGACCTGCGGCAGAACCGGAACAAGACGCGCGTTGTGAGCTTCACGCAGCTGATCGACAACAGCATCGCGAAGATggagaaggtggaggaggagctgcggcggtcgCAGCTGGACGCGACGCAGCTTGCGCAGGTGCCGACGCGGACGGTGAAGATGATGGAGGACATCATGAACGCGACGCAGATCCAGAACGCGCTTGCGTCGACGGACGACCAGATGCAgacgcagctggcgcagctggagaagacGAACGAGATCCAGAATGTCGCGATGCACGACGGCGAGATGCAGGTtgcggaggagcagatgTGGAcgaaggtgcagctgcaggagcggctgaTCGAACTGCTGAAGGACAAGTTTGGGCTGATCGGGAagtgcgaggaggagaatgCGCAGTTCAAGGAGATCTACGAGGTGCAGAAGCAGGCGAACCAGGAGACGAGCCAGATGAAGGACGCGAAGCGGCGGctgaggcagcggtgcgagACGGACCTGAAGCACATCCAGGACGCGATCCAGAAGGCGGACCTggaggacgcggaggcggcgaagcggtATGCCGGGAACAAGgagcgcagcgagcgcgcgatcaaggagaacgaggagatgcaggaggaggcgtggAACAAGATCCAGGAcctggagcggcagctgcagaaccTTGGGACGGACCGTTTCGACGAGGTGAAGCGGCGGATTGAGGAGGTGGACCGCGAGGAAAAGAGGCGCGTGGAGAACGCGCAGTTCCTGGAGatcgctgcgcagcacaagaagctgctggagctgacGGTGTACAACTGTGACCTCGCGATGCGGTGCACTGGGCTtgtggaggagctggtgtCGGAGGGGTGCGCGGGCGTGAAAGCGCGGTACGACAAGACGAACCAGGAccttgccgcgctgcggctggaGGTGCACAAGGAGCACCTGGAGTACTTCCGCATGCTGTACCTGACGCTGGGGTCGCTGATCTACaagaaggagaagcggcTGGAGGAGATCGACCGGAACATCCGCCTTGCGCACATCCAGCTGGAGTTCTGCGTGGAGACGTTCGACCCGAACGCGAAGAAGCACGCGGACATGAAGAAGGAGCTGTACAAGCTGCGGCagggcgtggaggaggagcttgCGATGCTGAAGGAGAAGCAGGCTGCCGCGCTGGACGACTTCAAGGAatcggaggaggcgctggacgcCGCTGGCATCGAGTTCAGCCACCCGGTGGACGAAAAcaacgaggaggtgctgacACGGCGCAGCAAGATGGTGGAGTACAAGTCGCACCTGACgaagcaggaggaggtgaggatCGCtgcggagcgcgaggagatcaagcgcgcacgcctgctgcgcagcggcggcgagagtgctgcggcgcagatCACCAGCGGCTCCATGAACGCCGACTACGCGGCGAGCGCGCAGCTGGAGCTGTGA
- a CDS encoding putative diphthamide synthesis protein (previous protein_id=AAZ09636.1) — MQALDDVQHDQKQQRETQRKLGLPTNYRFEIDKCIKRIKEKDARRVALQFPEGLLMFAVPIADILEEATGSEMVILGDVTYGACCVDDFSAAALGCDFLIHYGHSCLISIKDCIVANMMYVFVEIDIDVQHFVDTIKALVPADARVACIGTVQFISSMRAGLRVLQAEHFIHPVVIPQNRPLSTGEVLGCTSPKVNPAEVDLVLYVGDGRFHVESFLIAHPGLSALQYDPYKKTLSRETYATAEMRTLRRGAVEKAKAAQSFAIVMGTLGRQGHPRVVDRIIALAQRQGKRVTLLLMSEIFPQKMAMLEDVDCYIQVACPRLSIDWGYAFDRPLLSPYEAEVALGNAQWGEEYPMDHYSREGGNWAVYTDKSL; from the coding sequence ATGCAGGCACTCGACGACGTGCAGCACGATCAgaaacagcagcgggagacGCAGCGTAAGCTGGGCCTCCCCACCAACTACCGCTTTGAGATTGACAAGTGTATCAAGCGCATCAAGGAAAAAGATgcccgccgcgtcgcctTGCAGTTTCCCGAAGGACTGCTTATGTTTGCCGTCCCCATCGCTGACATTCTGGAGGAGGCTACAGGGTCTGAAATGGTCATCCTAGGCGATGTCACGTATGGGGCGTGCTGTGTCGATGATTTCTCGGCCGCGGCCCTCGGGTGCGACTTTCTCATCCACTACGGACACAGCTGCCTCATCTCCATCAAAGACTGCATTGTAGCGAACATGATGTACGTGTTCGTTGAGATCGACATCGATGTACAACACTTTGTTGACACCATCAAGGCTCTCGTGCCCGCAGATGCGCGGGTGGCGTGCATCGGCACCGTCCAGTTTATCTCGTCCATGAGAGCcgggctgcgcgtgctgcaaGCGGAGCACTTTATTCACCCCGTCGTCATCCCGCAAAACCGGCCGCTGTCAACCGGTGAGGTGCTCGGCTGCACGAGCCCCAAGGTGAACCCGGCGGAAGTGGACTTGGTGCTCTACGTGGGCGACGGACGCTTTCACGTGGAGTCCTTCCTCATCGCGCACCCTGGCCTCAGCGCCCTCCAGTACGACCCATACAAGAAGACGCTGTCGCGAGAAACCTACGCCACGGCCGAGATGCGCACACTCCGCCGTGGGGCGGTtgagaaggcgaaggcggcgcagagcttTGCGATTGTAATGGGGACGCTAGGCCGTCAGGGACACCCCCGCGTCGTTGACCGCATCATTGCGCTAGCGCAGCGCCAGGGAAAGCGCGTGACGCTGTTGCTCATGTCCGAGATCTTTCCGCAGAAGATGGCAATGCTCGAGGATGTGGACTGCTACATCCAGGTCGCGTGTCCGCGACTCTCCATCGACTGGGGCTACGCCTTCGACCGCCCGCTGCTGTCTCCGTACGAGGCTGAGGTGGCCTTGGGCAACGCCCAGTGGGGGGAGGAGTATCCGATGGACCACTACTCCCGCGAAGGAGGTAACTGGGCCGTGTACACCGACAAGTCTCTGTAG